A DNA window from Synechococcus sp. UW179A contains the following coding sequences:
- a CDS encoding efflux RND transporter periplasmic adaptor subunit produces the protein MRRTVLCTLAAVALVTGCGKPKQAARSMLTVQTATISDATFEPNIQAISMLESTTTVALMPETEGRVVQVLAKEGQQVKAGQPILVLDNVQESAALDAAKAQALTDKLNAERYEFLFQNGATSAELRDQYATQAITSRDQARTAAANLGYKFVRSPIDGVIGNLDKVKLGDYIEAGQDITGIVNNSNLWTLMEIPATQSGEVAIGQTVKVVSQSDPPVQGEGSVVFISPYFGTSSNSSAPNTVLVKAEFPNLTGQLKTGQFVKSAIITGRKQILAVPVQAVMMQAEQPFVYKLIPLSKALPGIKASANVPEATKKTLEKLPPATPIVMQTKVKLGQLQNNFYPVQSGLNRGDSVAVSNTSQLRSGMPVKVAPAGSTKKD, from the coding sequence GTGCGGCGAACCGTGTTGTGCACTCTTGCCGCTGTGGCACTGGTCACAGGCTGCGGCAAGCCCAAGCAAGCTGCGCGATCGATGCTGACGGTGCAGACGGCAACAATCAGCGACGCCACCTTTGAACCCAACATCCAGGCCATCAGCATGTTGGAGTCCACCACCACTGTGGCTCTCATGCCAGAGACGGAGGGCCGCGTGGTTCAGGTGCTCGCCAAGGAGGGTCAGCAAGTCAAAGCTGGTCAGCCGATTCTCGTGCTCGACAACGTGCAGGAAAGCGCTGCCTTGGATGCTGCCAAGGCACAAGCCCTCACCGACAAGCTCAATGCCGAACGGTACGAATTCCTCTTCCAGAACGGAGCAACCTCAGCCGAACTGCGTGACCAGTACGCCACTCAGGCGATCACCTCACGCGATCAGGCACGCACCGCGGCAGCAAACCTGGGATACAAATTTGTGCGCTCACCGATCGACGGCGTCATCGGCAACCTCGACAAGGTGAAACTCGGCGATTACATCGAAGCCGGGCAGGACATTACCGGCATCGTGAATAACTCAAACCTGTGGACCTTGATGGAGATCCCAGCCACCCAATCAGGAGAAGTGGCGATCGGCCAGACCGTGAAAGTGGTCTCACAGAGTGACCCCCCTGTGCAAGGAGAGGGTTCGGTTGTGTTCATCTCCCCCTACTTCGGGACGAGCAGTAATTCCAGTGCCCCCAACACCGTGCTCGTGAAAGCAGAGTTCCCCAATCTGACCGGGCAGTTGAAGACCGGACAATTCGTGAAAAGCGCAATTATCACTGGACGCAAGCAAATTCTCGCTGTGCCAGTGCAGGCCGTGATGATGCAGGCGGAACAACCTTTCGTTTACAAGTTGATTCCGCTGAGCAAAGCACTGCCAGGGATCAAAGCCTCGGCGAATGTTCCAGAAGCTACAAAGAAAACACTGGAAAAGCTTCCCCCCGCAACGCCAATCGTGATGCAGACCAAGGTGAAGCTGGGTCAACTTCAGAACAATTTCTACCCCGTGCAATCGGGGCTGAACCGAGGAGACAGTGTGGCGGTCAGCAATACCAGTCAACTGCGCAGCGGGATGCCGGTGAAGGTGGCGCCTGCCGGTTCAACGAAG